Proteins co-encoded in one Lacerta agilis isolate rLacAgi1 chromosome 6, rLacAgi1.pri, whole genome shotgun sequence genomic window:
- the GLMN gene encoding glomulin, producing the protein MAEDELRDIIQRCQILEEEDFKGEDFNLFQVAGQKCFEEGYVTDVLEVVQNEKNKVIVKSMGWNLVGPLIRCLLKYKQDEVEREHCLKILDKLMELCSPKELVLGFLEQIEQASGEHRSRTILLLLKPLQEVLLKLQNKKAYSVGLSLSTILNQISLLPVPYTKQQLQEDKHGLCQCCNALTHFVNPFVEEVVKHMETSSGGDYKELKEELLRYCLKSLKYPLLMAELDQLSEDTPQYSLRQFAADILGILLDIRELLPKVFSWHRCKYECWDEDILEMDKEQSAESLACLSYMVFVQDCFGIDCLPVVFNPSYILQCNMVHVGVLLKRTEESILSKGLALLENCLLRLEDNSLLLEYLEFKGFITTPQDLVKVMTLCPFEHLRKKSLKILQLYIEKFEEEGKFTLFRCLLKTSNHSGVEGFIIQNIKNQIDLSLQSPTGSKFFTGLQLASLLDIILSLPEGAETDLLQNSDRIMASLNLLRYLVIKDNENDNQTCVWTELCKIERNFLKPLHTGLNMSRAHYEAEIKNKKENKRESHVSKKICSLTVAGEKMPHMTTEMELQVLHSALYTFDLIESVLARVEELIETKTNAAAEETTRIK; encoded by the exons ATGGCTGAAGATGAACTTCGAGACATCATACAAAGATGT CAAATTCTGGAAGAAGAGGATTTCAAAGGGGAAGACTTCAACCTTTTTCAAGTTGCGGGACAGAAGTGCTTTGAGGAAGGATATGTCACCGATGTACTGGAGGTTGTTCAAAATGAGAAAAACAAG GTTATTGTCAAAAGCATGGGCTGGAATCTTGTTGGTCCTTTAATCAGATGCCTGCTGAAGTATAAGCAAGATGAAGTTGAGAGAGAACACTGCCTGAAAATACTAGATAAGTTGATGGAG ctGTGCAGTCCCAAAGAGCTTGTGCTGGGTTTCTTGGAGCAGATTGAACAAGCCTCCGGGGAACATAGGTCTCGAACTATTTTGCTTTTACTGAAGCCTCTGCAGGAAG TGCTTCTGAAACTCCAGAATAAGAAAGCCTATTCGGTGGGGTTGTCACTGTCTACCATTTTGAACCAGATTTCGCTTCTGCCAGTACCTTACACAAAGCAACAGCTACAAGAAGACAAGCATGGTCTCTGCCAGTGTTGCAATGCTTTAACACATTTTGTGAATCCTTTTGTGGAAGAGGTTGTTAAACACATGGAGACCTCATCAGGTGGAGATTACAAAGAACTGAAGGAGGAATTGCTAAGATA TTGCCTGAAAAGCTTGAAATATCCCCTGCTAATGGCAGAGCTGGATCAGCTGTCTGAAGATACTCCTCAGTATTCCCTAAGGCAGTTTGCTGCGGACATACTA GGCATTTTGCTGGATATTAGAGAATTGCTCCCAAAAGTATTCTCTTGGCATAGATGCAAATATGAATGCTGGGATGAGGACATACTGGAAATGGACAAAGAGCAATCAGCAGAGTCTCTGGCATGTCTGTCTTACATGGTGTTTGTTCAGGACTGCTTTGGTATTGACTGCCTTCCAGTCGTCTTCAA CCCATCATACATTCTGCAGTGCAATATGGTGCATGTTGGAGTTCTGTTGAAAAG gacAGAAGAATCTATTTTATCAAAAGGACTT GCGCTATTGGAGAACTGTCTACTGAGGCTGGAAGATAATAGCCTTTTGCTTGAGTATTTGGAGTTCAAAGGCTTCATTACAACACCTCAG GATTTGGTAAAGGTCATGACGCTGTGCCCTTTTGAACATCTG AGAAAGAAGAGTTTAAAGATTTTACAATTGTATATAGAGAAGTTTGAAGAAGAGGGGAAATTCACGTTGTTCAG ATGTTTGTTGAAGACAAGTAACCATTCTGGGGTAGAAGGATTCATCATTCAGAATAttaaaaatcaaattgatttatCCTTACAG AGTCCAACGGGAAGTAAGTTTTTTACTGGACTCCAGTTGGCCTCACTGTTAGACATAATACTCTCACTTCCTGAAGGTGCTGAAACTGATCTTCTTCAGAACTCAGACAG GATTATGGCATCACTAAACCTGCTGCGATATTTAGTCATTAAGGATAATGAAAATGACAATCAA ACCTGTGTGTGGACAGAACTTTGCAAAATTGAAAGAAATTTCTTGAAGCCCTTGCACACGGGACTTAATATGTCAAGAGCACATTATGAAgcagaaataaagaataaaaaagagaacaaaagag AATCTCATGTTTCCAAGAAGATTTGCTCTTTAACAGTAGCTGGAGAAAAGATGCCCCACATGACAACTGAAATGGAGCTTCAG GTTCTCCACTCAGCTCTTTACACGTTTGATTTGATAGAGAGTGTTCTTGCCAGGGTAGAAGAACTCATTGAAACCAAAACAAATGCTGCAGCTGAAGAAACTACTAGGATCAAGTGA